The segment TCCTTTTCATTTTGTCGTTttacctcccctcctccctctttgCTGTGTCACCGGTCTGCACCCAGTTATTGTCATGTAGTCCGACCCGGCAGCCGGGGGTGTCCCTGTCTTTCCGGCGACAGCACATCCAGTAGGATCGTCCGTAAGGCAAGTCGTGGTGGTAAGGTTTGGGGTGCCAGCGGCAGAGGGAGACATCGCCCCTCTCGTAATGCTTCTTGCACTGCTTGCAGGGGTCGTCGCGGTAGAGGGGGTCCCGGTTCCAGCGCGAGTCGACGGCCCGGATCCCGTAGGCCTCGATGACCCCCTTGAAGTGGTGGCAGGCGCACTTGAGGGCGGCCAGGGACCGGGTGGGCAGGTAGCCCAGGATCTTGACCGTCACGTGGtcgggcaagaggaggaggtactGGCGGGGCTCCAGGAGGCGCTGGATCTTGAAGCGGATCTCCAGGAAGTCGTGCGAGACATGGCGGTACAGGCAGTAGAGGGGGGCCTCCGGCTCGTCCGGCTGCGAAGGGCCCTTGTCCTCGGACTCACGGATCCGGAGGGGCCCAGCCTTGGCCTCCTGGGGCTGGCCCGCCCGGCCCTGCTCGGCCTCGGGCCCCTGAGCCAGGGAGTGCAGGAAGAAGAGCTGCCCGGGGGGAGGCTCCTCGCAGCCCGGGCACTTGGTGTCCTGCCCCACCGTCACGCACAGAGAGTCCTCGCGGTCGCCCGGGGAGCCCTCGCGGCCGAAGACGACGCACTGGTCCACACCGCCGGTGACCACCACCTCCACCCGGAAGCCGGCACGACAGTCTCGGGATGCCCCTTTCTCCAGGGAGGAGGCGGTGGCATCTGGGGGCCCCGTCTCTCCCACCGGGCAAGGCGCTGCCATCTCTATGTCCGGCAGTGGTGGGGCCGGGGCAGGTGGGAAGGCGGGGGCAGccgagggggaggaggaggaggaggaggaggaggaggaggggggcgAGGAGGGAGAGGCGGAGGGCCCAACGATTtggtagaggtcacaggtgaTTTTCTCCAGAGCCCCACCGCACACCGCCCGGTTGCAGCTCATGAAAACGCTGCCGGCCGGAGCGTCCGATCCCCGGGGTCCGCCCCCACCCCCTGCCCTGCCCGCCACCCGGAAGGCGATGCGGACCTCCCCGGCGGGGCAGGGGGGGCTGAAGTCCCCGCTGCCAGCCCCCAGCCCGTTGCGCCTCCGTGCCCCGGCTCCCCGCTGGGCCGATTCAATCCGGGCAATCGCCTCGGCCACCCGGCTGCTGCCCCCGCCTTCCCCcagctcctcctccccctcctcctcctcatccccctcctcttcctcctcctcctcctcccgccGGGGCGAGGGGCCCTCGGCTTCCTGTCCCGCCAACGCGGTGGCGGTGGAACGCTGCTCTACCAGGGCCACCATCTCGGCCACCGAGACCAGCTCCGCCTCGCCCGGAGGCTCCCTCGGCCCCTCCCTGGCAGGGTCATGCGACTTCCTCCTCCTCTTGGGCTTCGTCCCGTCCGTTGTCCAGCTGCCCTTCACCTTGACGGCATTGCTCCGGCCGCTGTTGCCACCCCCCTCCGCACTGGTGAGCCACAAAGAAGGCGATCTTCTCCTTGGTGTTGCCTGGCTTGATGACGTACCAGGTGTCCAACAGGACCCTGCCCTCCTCGCCCTGCCCCTCGCTCTGGCCATTGCCCCCGCCGGCACCGGGAATAGCGGGCGGCGTGTTCTCCGAGGCCGGCTTGCTCTCCTTCACCTTGGGGTCCCCTCCCGGGCTTTTCTTCAGGCTGATGCAGCACGGCTTGTTCTGCAAGTAGGTGCCAAAAGGCCGGGGACACCAGAGTCTTATGCGGGAGAAGGTGTTCTGCTCCATGGCACACGCTCCGGTCAGGTCCCGGCACTCACGGCCCTCCGCACTCCTTCTCCGGGCTCATTCAGCGTACGAGAGGCGCTCCCAGTTCCGACTTCCCCTGGAAAAGGCAACAGAAGGGCAGGCGTCAGTTCTCCGGAAGCTCGCTCAACTGGGACAAAACGAAAACCCGGAAAGAATAAGTAAGGTTGTACAACAGGGGGCAGATACTACAGTGACCACAGCCCAGTTCTCTGTCCCAGGACACgaggaagatctgcagatgctggaaatccaaagcaacgcactcAGCACGTCAGGCGGTATCTGCtcttctccacagacgctgcctggcctgctgggtacCTCCAGCATTTCACAGACTTCTCCAGAGACGTCAAAACCCGGGATCTTGAAACAGCTCACCCGTTCCAACGTTGATCCCCTCAACGAGGGCTGGGGTACCTTCTCCCAACCTCCCCCTCCTGAAGGTTTATTGCCACAGGGAGCAGCAAGGCGGTGTACCAGTTAACCCTAACATAACCACAGAGGCAGAGACCTGCGTTCAAGTCCTGCCGCTGAATGCAAGGAAGTTACACGTTCTCCccgtgtgggtttcccctgggtgctctgctttcctcccacattccaaagacctacaggtTGAGTGGTCAGAGGGGTGCAATGGGTCAGCAGGGGCTCatcgggccagaagggcctgtaacgcGCGCTGTAGCTCTGAATATGGTTTCTGAATTGCGGGTCGGGCAGTAGCTGTGGTAAGGGAAACCGTCAAGACCCTCAGGTCAAAGATATTTCCTCAGATCTGGGAAAGAATGCAACAGAAACGGGTCTCTGAAACTCTGGTGTGGAGGGGGCCatggcacaggatcggaaaaagctgcggaggtttgtaaactcagtcagctccatcgcgGGCGTTCGCCTCGccggcatccaggacaccttcgaAAGGCGATGCCTCGGAAAGACAGCGTCCGTCATTaagcacccccaccacccaggacatgcccccgtCTCTTCATTACCGAAAAGGGGGGAGGTTCagaagcccgaagacacacacctATATACCAGTAGGTCAGTAGTTTAATCAATCATTGTACGAGGGGCGATTGATAAGTTcgcggcctaaggtagaaggcgtccagtttagaaaacctagcacatttatttttcaacatagtcccctcctacatgtacacacttagtccaatgATCGTGGAGCATACAGGTCTTGGACATCCAGAAAGTGTccgcagatgggtgattgataagtttgtggcctaaggtagaaggagatgagttattaacttcaagctttctgcataaTCCAATGAGGAAGCCCAGggccaacaaacactcctcatatcactcctcacatgttagtagggaagtggtgttaggcaaattgaagggattaaaggcagataaatccccagggccagatggtctgcatcccagag is part of the Hemitrygon akajei chromosome 25, sHemAka1.3, whole genome shotgun sequence genome and harbors:
- the LOC140716543 gene encoding LOW QUALITY PROTEIN: F-box only protein 46-like (The sequence of the model RefSeq protein was modified relative to this genomic sequence to represent the inferred CDS: deleted 1 base in 1 codon) encodes the protein MEQNTFSRIRLWCPRPFGTYLQNKPCCISLKKSPGGDPKVKESKPASENTPPAIPGAGGGNGQSEGQGEEGRVLLDTWYVIKPGNTKEKIAFFVAHQCGGGWQQRPENAVKVKGSWTTDGTKPKRRRKSHDPAREGPREPPGEAELVSVAEMVALVEQRSTATALAGQEAEGPSPRREEEEEEEEGDEEEEGEEELGEGGGSSRVAEAIARIESAQRGAGARRRNGLGAGSGDFSPPCPAGEVRIAFRVAGRAGGGGGPRGSDAPAGSVFMSCNRAVCGGALEKITCDLYQIVGPSASPSSPPSSSSSSSSSSPSAAPAFPPAPAPPLPDIEMAAPCPVGETGPPDATASSLEKGASRDCRAGFRVEVVVTGGVDQCVVFGREGSPGDREDSLCVTVGQDTKCPGCEEPPPGQLFFLHSLAQGPEAEQGRAGQPQEAKAGPLRIRESEDKGPSQPDEPEAPLYCLYRHVSHDFLEIRFKIQRLLEPRQYLLLLPDHVTVKILGYLPTRSLAALKCACHHFKGVIEAYGIRAVDSRWNRDPLYRDDPCKQCKKHYERGDVSLCRWHPKPYHHDLPYGRSYWMCCRRKDRDTPGCRVGLHDNNWVQTGDTAKREEGR